The following proteins are co-located in the Meleagris gallopavo isolate NT-WF06-2002-E0010 breed Aviagen turkey brand Nicholas breeding stock chromosome 13, Turkey_5.1, whole genome shotgun sequence genome:
- the PIEZO1 gene encoding piezo-type mechanosensitive ion channel component 1 isoform X4, with translation MNQSYVCALIAMMVWSITYHSWLTFVLLLWSCLIWIVRSRHHFAMLCSPFLLLYGIALCSLQYVWGMDLGPELPTRVGLMSLEQLGLVRPKYPCLDLGAKLLLTLTFWLLVRQFVKEKLLTRTCPATPLLEVTVSDTEPGRQRDVLKALGALVRDFYAKYWICVCAGMFIVVSFAGRLVVYKIVYMFLFLLCLTLFQVYYTLWRKVLKGFWWLVVAYTMLVLIAVYTFQFEDFPMYWRNLTGLTNEQLGDLGLEQFSVSELFSSTLIPGFFLLACILQLHYFHRPFMHITDLEHIPAAGLQPCHIPRPEELHGSRLLRDAVVAESARTEGGESDTASQGTVRAPSKWGLVLERLIVLGWTFSDTLTRGQVFVGRLLELHILKLVALYTVWVALQEVSLMNFLLVLLWAFAMPYCRFRHMASCLSTIWTCIIIVCKMLYQLKIVDPSEYSSNCTQPLLNSTNLSPEEMGSSTLYRGPVDPANWFGIRKGFPNLGYIQNHLLVLLLLVLEAVVYRRQEYYRKQHQLLVPITETIFEDVSREQLDHGLVNCVKYFLNYFYYKFGLEICFLMTVNVIGQRMNFMVILHGCWLVVILTRRRRAAIARLWPKYCLFLVVFLLYQYLLCVGMPPALCMDYPWRWSQSLPMNSALIKWLYLPDFFVAPKSTNLINDFVLLLCAAQQWRVFVAERTEEWLRAAGDNADRLDLEREPHNPTPNFIHCRSYLDMAKVVVFRYLFWFVLVVVFITGATRISLFGLGYLLACFYLLLFGTAMLRKPARARLVLWDCLILYNITVIISKNMLSLLSCVFVQQMQSNFCWVIQLFSLVCTVKGYYDPKEMGKDQDCSLPVEEAGIIWDSICFFFLLLQRRVFLSYYFLHVMLDLQASALQASRGVALFRASLMKSMRSHRQAEKKSLAQLKRQMERIRAKQEKYHQERLPGGEGQDGARAVLHSGEYFLFESDSEEEEEAAVPEEPRPGRQSAFQLAYQAWMTNTRTALRQQEREQQEPLGDELTAGDSSARQEALEAPEEAEGQEEEEEEEEGSAERSNVLQRALNTLRFLWVLCQAMVDGLTQWLDACTQEHTDMSTVLQLERYVLTQRLAKGEDVHRGVLDELYLLPPEEPQEEPPNGIASSGRNGAECEQRTEPPAAECLLKRGSQEQVANWGSREDVAGSRELLALPQNRSRTASELLVSRRLYFAELEESEKFYQSHNRFLKLLLAIYHCVAAHSELLCYFIIILNNMVTASVISLFLPILVFLWAMLSIPRPSKRFWMTAIVFTEVMVVVKYLFQFGFFPWNGYAMLVRNEGKPFFPPRILGLEKTDRYVKYDLIQLLALFFHRSLLLCYGLWDHEEDPFAKKKPEVEQAEDEEEEEERQEEAVSPAVPAEPRALSAAVGSEPEGNARGQKEGSGDGATHLRFRRKRQRGKEPAAVVEEEDGEEEEEGEEEEEEEEEETKQSHSRKKLKAFGLRVKLFFVTMAQNMYQPVRGFFHDILHTQYRAATDVYAFMFLADVVDFIIIIFGFWAFGKHSAAADITSSLSDDQVPEAFLVMLLIQFTTMVIDRALYLRKTVLGKLIFQVILVFSIHLWMFFILPAVTERLFSLNTVAQLWYFVKCIYFSLSAYQIRCGYPTRILGNFLTKKYNHLNLFLFQGFRLVPFLVELRAVMDWVWTDTTLSLSNWMCVEDIYANIFIIKCSRETEKKYPQPKGQKKKKIVKYGMGGLIILFLVAIIWFPLLFMSLVRSVVGVVNHPIDVTVTLKLGGYEPLFTMSAQQQSIQPFTPQDYEALTNEFERQPVAMQFITLYGYEDIVTARIEGSSGSLWSISPPSREQMRRELQNGSSDITLRLTWTFQRDLGKGGTVEHTFDKHTTDLQPGAPERMELAQLLQGTRDAPVQVPKLFPKYIRAPNGPEANPVKQLLPDGEDSYLDVEVQLKRERSGSGQGSDSFLEWWVVRLKDAPARDGNILPMVIFNDKVSPPSLGFLAGYGIMGLYVSIVLVIGKFVRGFFSEISHSIMFEELPCVDRILKLCQDIFLVRETGELELEEELYAKLIFLYRSPETMIKWTREKE, from the exons ATGAACCAGAGCTACGTCTGTGCCCTCATTGCCATGATG GTGTGGAGCATCACCTACCACAGCTGGCTGACCTTCGTGCTGCTGCTCTGGTCCTGCCTCATCTGGATTGTGCGCAGCCGGCACCACTTCGCCATGCTCTGCTCacccttcctgctgctttatggcattgctctctgcagcctACAGTATGTCTGGGGCATGGACCTGGGCCCCGAGCTGCCCACTCGTGTTGGCCTCATGAGCCTGGAGCAGCTGGGGCTCGTGCGCCCCAAGTACCCCTGCCTGGACCTGGGGGCCAAG ctcctgctcaccCTCACCTTCTGGCTGCTGGTGCGGCAGTTCGTTAAGGAGAAGCTGCTAACGAGGACGTGCCCGGCCACCCCGCTGCTGGAGGTGACCGTTTCGGATACAG AACCTGGCCGACAGCGGGATGTGCTGAAGGCACTGGGGGCTCTGGTGCGGGATTTCTATGCCAAGTATTGGATCTGTGTGTGCGCCGGTATGTTCATCGTGGTCAGCTTTGCCGGGCGCCTCGTGGTCTACAAGATTGTCTACatgttcctcttcctcctctgcctcaCCCTCTTCCAG gtGTACTACACCCTATGGCGCAAAGTGCTGAAGGGCTTCTGGTGGCTGGTGGTGGCTTACACCATGCTGGTGCTCATCGCCGTCTACACCTTCCAGTTTGAGGACTTCCCCATGTACTGGAGGAATCTGACGGGTCTCACCAACGAGCA GTTGGGTGACCTGGGTCTGGAGCAGTTCAGCGTCTCCGAGCTCTTCTCCAGCACCCTCATCCCAGGCTTCTTTCTACTGGCCTGCATCCTTCAGCTTCATTACTTCCACCGGCCCTTCATGCACATCACTGATCTGGAGcacatccctgctgctgggctgcagccctgccacATCCCCCGGCCCGAGGAGCTGCACGGCAGCCGGCTGCTGCGGGATGCGGTCGTTGCTGAGAGTGCCAGAACTGAGGGGGGAGAATCTGACACTGCCTCGCAGGGTACTGTCAGGG CACCCAGCAAGTGGGGGCTGGTGCTGGAGCGCCTCATCGTGCTGGGCTGGACCTTCTCGGACACGCTGACCCGTGGGCAGGTCTTCGTGGGGCGCCTGCTGGAGCTGCATATCCTCAAGCTGGTGGCCCTCTACACCGTCTGGGTGGCTCTGCAGGAG GTATCACTGATGAATTTcttgctggtgctgctgtgggctTTCGCCATGCCTTACTGCCGCTTCCGCCACATGGCCTCGTGCCTCTCCACCATCTGGACCTGCATCATCATCGTCTGCAAGATGCTCTACCAGCTCAAGATCGTTGACCCCAGCGAGTACTCCAGCAACTGCACCCAG CCTCTGCTTAACAGCACCAACCTGAGCCCGGAGGAGATGGGCAGCTCCACGCTGTACCGTGGCCCCGTGGACCCCGCCAACTGGTTCGGCATCCGCAAGGGCTTCCCCAACCTGGGCTACATCCAG AACCacctcctggtgctgctgctgctggtgctggaggCGGTGGTGTATCGGCGCCAGGAGTATTACCGTaagcagcaccagctgctggTCCCCATCACTGAGACCATCTTTGAGGACGTGTCCCGTGAGCAGCTGGACCACGGCTTGGTCAACTGTGTCAAGTACTTCCTCAACTACTTCTACTACAAATTTGGCTTGGAG ATCTGCTTCCTGATGACGGTGAACGTGATCGGGCAGCGGATGAACTTCATGGTGATCCTGCACGGCTGCTGGCTGGTCGTCATCCTGACGCGGCGCCGGCGGGCGGCCATCGCACGCCTCTGGCCCAAGTATTGCCTCTTCCTCGTGGTCTTCCTCCTCTACCAGTACCTGCTGTGTGTCGGCATGCCGCCTGCTCTCTGCATGG ATTACCCGTGGCGCTGGAGCCAGTCCCTCCCCATGAACTCGGCGCTCATCAAATGGCTCTACCTGCCTGATTTCTTTGTGGCCCCCAAATCCACCAACCTCATCA ATgactttgtgctgctgctgtgtgcggCCCAGCAGTGGAGGGTGTTTGTGGCCGAACGCACCGAGGAGTGGCTGCGGGCTGCAGGTGACAATGCGGACCGGCTGGACCTGGAGCGAGAGCCCCACAATCCCACCCCCAACTTCATCCACTGCCG GTCGTACTTGGACATGGCAAAGGTGGTGGTCTTCCGCTACCTCTTCTGGTTTGTCCTGGTGGTGGTCTTCATCACCGGGGCCACCCGCATCAGCCTCTTTGGCCTCGGCTACCTGCTTGCCTGCTTCTACCTCCTGCTCTTCGGCACTGCCATGCTGCGCAAGCCAGCACGGGCACGCCTCGTGCTCTGGGACTGCCTCATCCTCTACAACATCACCGTCATCATCTCCAAAAACATGCTGTCG CTCCTCTCCTGCGTCTTCGTGCAGCAGATGCAGAGCAACTTCTGCTGGGTGATCCAACTCTTCAGCCTGGTCTGCACCGTCAAGGGCTACTACGACC CCAAGGAGATGGGCAAGGACCAGGACTGCTCGCTGCCAGTGGAGGAGGCTGGCATCATCTGGGACAGCAtctgcttcttcttcctcctgctccagcgCCGTGTCTTCCTCAGCTACTACTTCTTGCACGTCATGCTGGACCTCCAAGCTTCCGCCCTGCAGGCTTCCAG GGGCGTTGCGCTGTTCAGAGCCAGCCTCATGAAGAGCATGCGCTCCCACCGGCAGGCTGAGAAGAAGTCGCTGGCTCAACTCAAACGGCA GATGGAACGGATCCGTGCCAAGCAGGAGAAGTACCACCAGGAGCGGCTGCCCGGTGGTGAGGGGCAGGATGGGGCCAGGGCAG TGCTGCATTCTGGGGAGTACTTCCTCTTTGAGTCAGAcagtgaggaagaggaggaggcagcagtgcCCGAGGAGCCACGGCCAGGCAGACAGAGTGCCTTCCAG CTCGCCTACCAGGCCTGGATGACCAACACCAGGACAGCGCTGAGGCAGCAGGAGCGTGAGCAGCAGGAGCCACTGGGCGATGAGCTCACTGCAG GAGACAGCAGTGCGAGGCAGGAGGCATTAGAGGCGCCCGAAGAGGCTGAAGgccaggaagaggaagaggaggaggaagaaggatcTG CAGAGCGGAGCAATGTGCTGCAGCGGGCGCTGAACACCCTGCGCTTCCTGTGGGTGCTGTGCCAGGCCATGGTGGATGGCCTCACCCAGTGGCTGGATGCCTGCACGCAGGAGCACACCGACATGTCCACCGTGCTGCAGCTCGAGAGATACGTCCTGACGCAGCGCCTGGCCAAG GGTGAAGATGTGCACCGCGGGGTGCTGGATGAGCTCTACCTGCTGCCACCTGAGGAGCCCCAAGAGGAGCCCCCAAATGGCATCGCTTCCAG TGGGCGCAATGGAGCTGAGTGTGAACAAAGGACTGAGCCCCCTGCAGCAGAGTGCCTTCTGAAGAGAGGTAGCCAGGAGCAGGTGGCAAACTGGGGGTCACGGGAGGATGTGGCAGGATCTCGGGAGCTCCTGGCCCTGCCGCAGAACCGGAGCCGGACAGCCAGCGAGCTGCTGGTGAGCAG GAGGCTGTACTTTGCCGAGCTGGAGGAGTCAGAGAAGTTCTACCAGTCCCACAACCGCtttctgaagctgctgctggccaTCTACCACTGCGTGGCCGCCCACTCCGAGCTGCTCTGCTACTTCATCATCATCCTCAACAACATGGTGACCGCCTCCGTCATCTCCCTCTTCCTGCCCATCCTTGTCTTCCTCTGGGCCATGCTCTCCATCCCCCGGCCCAGCAAGCGCTTCTGGATGACTGCCATCGTCTTCACTGAG gtgatggtggtggtgaaaTACCTCTTCCAGTTTGGTTTCTTCCCTTGGAATGGCTACGCCATGCTGGTGCGTAATGAGGGCAAGCCCTTCTTCCCACCCCGCATCCTGGGGCTGGAGAAGACCGACCGCTACGTCAAATACGACCTCATCCAGCTCCTGGCACTCTTCTTCCACCGCTCGCTGCTGCTG TGCTATGGGCTGTGGGACCACGAGGAGGATCCCTTTGCCAAGAAGAAGCCAGAGGTGGAGCAGgcagaggatgaggaggaggaggaagagcgGCAGGAGGAAGCAGTGTCCCCAGCGGTGCCAGCAGAGCCACGAGCTCTGAGTGCAGCTGTGGGGTCAGAGCCGGAGGGCAATGCCCGGGGGCAGAAGGAAGGGAGTGGGGATGGAGCAACACATCTCCGCTTCAGGAGGAAGAGGCAGCGGGGCAaggagccagcagcagtggTGGAGGAAG aggatggggaggaggaggaggagggagaggaagaggaagaagaggaagaggaggagacaAAACAGAGCCACTCTCGGAAGAAGCTGAAGGCATTTGGTCTCCGGGTCAAGCTTTTCTTCGTCACCAT GGCACAGAACATGTACCAGCCCGTGCGTGGGTTCTTCCATGACATCCTGCACACCCAGTACCGGGCAGCCACCGACGTCTATGCCTTCATGTTCCTGGCCGATGTGGTTGACTTCATCATCATAATCTTCGGTTTCTGGGCCTTTGGG AAACACTCGGCAGCCGCCGACATCACCTCCTCACTGTCGGATGACCAAGTCCCAGAGGCCTTCCTGGTCATGCTGCTCATCCAGTTCACCACCATGGTGATCGACCGCGCACTCTACCTCCGTAAGACTGTACTGGGCAAGCTCATCTTCCAGGTCATCCTGGTCTTCAGCATCCATCTCTGGATGTTCTTCATCCTGCCAGCCGTCACTGAAAG GTTGTTCAGCCTCAACACAGTGGCCCAGCTGTGGTATTTTGTCAAGTGCATCTACTTCTCGCTGTCAGCCTACCAGATCCGCTGCGGCTACCCCACCCGCATCCTGGGCAACTTCCTCACCAAGAAATACAACCACCTCaacctcttcctcttccagGG GTTCCGCCTCGTGCCCTTCCTGGTGGAGCTGCGTGCTGTCATGGACTGGGTCTGGACCGACACCACGCTGTCACTGTCCAACTGGATGTGTGTGGAAGACATCTACGCCAACATCTTCATCATCAAGTGCAGCCGTGAGACAGAGAAG aaATACCCGCAGCCCAAagggcagaagaagaagaagatcGTCAAGTACGGCATGGGTGGCCTCATCATCCTCTTCCTGGTGGCCATCATCTGGTTCCCACTGCTCTTCATGTCGCTGGTGCGCTCAGTGGTGGGCGTCGTCAACCACCCCATCGACGTCACCGTCACCCTCAAGCTGGGGGGGTATGAG CCGCTGTTCACCATGAGTGCCCAGCAGCAGTCCATCCAGCCCTTCACACCGCAGGACTACGAAGCACTGACCAATGAATTCGAGAGGCAGCCG GTGGCCATGCAGTTCATCACGCTGTACGGCTATGAGGACATCGTCACGGCGCGCATTGAGGGCAGCTCGGGCTCGCTGTGGAGCATCAGCCCTCCCAGCCGCGAGCAGATGCGGCGAGAGCTGCAGAATGGTTCCTCTGACATCACCCTGCGCCTCACCTGGACCTTCCAGAG ggacCTGGGGAAGGGCGGCACGGTGGAGCACACCTTCGACAAGCACACCACTGACCTGCAGCCCGGAGCACCTGAGCGCATGGAGCTggcccagctgctgcagggcactCGTGATGCCCCAGT GCAAGTGCCCAAGCTCTTCCCCAAATATATCCGGGCACCCAACGGCCCCGAAGCCAACCCGGtcaagcagctgctgccag ACGGAGAGGACAGCTACCTGGATGTCGAGGTGCAGCTGAAACGGGAGCGCTCAGGCTCAGGGCAGGGCAGTGACAGCTTCCTGGAGTGGTGGGTGGTGCGGCTGAAGGATGCTCCGGCACGCGACGGCAACATCCTGCCCATGGTCATCTTCAATGACAAAGTCAGCCCCCCCAGCCTGGGCTTTTTGGCCGGCTATGG GATCATGGGGCTGTATGTCTCCATCGTGCTGGTGATTGGGAAGTTTGTGCGAGGCTTCTTCAGCGAGATCTCACACTCCATCATGTTTGAGGAGCTGCCCTGCGTGGACCGCATCCTGAAGCTGTGCCAGGACATCTTCCTGGTGCGGGAGACaggagagctggagctggaggaggagctctACGCCAAGCTCATCTTCCTCTACCGCTCACCCGAGACCATGATCAAGTGGACGAGGGAGAAGGAGTAA